The nucleotide window CTGGTACCGCACCTGTTCCACCGGTTCGGGTCCCCCGCCGACTGGGCACCCACCGAGGATCTCCTGCTGCCCGAGGCTCGGGCCGCGTTCTTCGGATCCGCGATGCCTCGGGCGCGGACCCTCACCCCCGACGCGGTGCGCCCCGACCTCGTCGCCTACCTCGACGCGCTGCGCTCCCTGCCGGGCGTCGCGCCCGGCCCGATCGGTGTCACCGGCTACTGCATGGGCGGTCGGCTCGCGCTGAACATCGCAGCCGCCCGGCCCGACGATGTGGCCGCGGTCGGCATGTTCCACACCGGCGAACTCGTCACCGACGACCACGACAGTCCGCACCTGCATCTGGTCGGCATCAACGCATTCGTCCTCGCGATCCACGCCGACAGGGACCGGTCGCTACCCGCCATGGCAGTGGCCCAGTTCGAACACGCCCTGATCGG belongs to Gordonia sp. KTR9 and includes:
- a CDS encoding dienelactone hydrolase family protein, encoding MTGETITIAAADDDTDAYVARPDSSSPGALLPGVLFLTDVIGLRPRIEAMADRIASWGYVVLVPHLFHRFGSPADWAPTEDLLLPEARAAFFGSAMPRARTLTPDAVRPDLVAYLDALRSLPGVAPGPIGVTGYCMGGRLALNIAAARPDDVAAVGMFHTGELVTDDHDSPHLHLVGINAFVLAIHADRDRSLPAMAVAQFEHALIGGGVAHSATVYPGAPHGYTMSDLEAYHHEACEHHFTELEALFGRTLSE